The following proteins are encoded in a genomic region of Bacillota bacterium:
- a CDS encoding DUF951 domain-containing protein, with translation MPLKMGIGDVLKLKKKHPCGSDLWEVTRTGMDIGMRCLGCNRKVMVPRAKLERRVRQVIPFSEIPPEIKAKMG, from the coding sequence ATGCCCTTGAAGATGGGGATCGGTGACGTCCTCAAACTCAAGAAGAAACATCCGTGCGGCAGCGACCTGTGGGAGGTCACCCGCACGGGGATGGATATCGGGATGCGCTGTCTCGGGTGTAACAGAAAGGTAATGGTCCCCCGGGCGAAGCTGGAGCGACGAGTGCGCCAGGTTATTCCGTTCAGCGAGATCCCGCCGGAAATAAAGGCGAAAATGGGTTGA